The DNA region CTGCGCCGAAGATCAACGACGACCTCTTCGACCGACCGGAAATCTCGGTTCTCGTAGACATCCTCTACTGGTTCAGTAATCCACACGAAGAGGGGTCGTTACTCCGAATTCTCCGATCGCCGTTGGTCGCGTGTTCGGACGCGACGCTTCGGGCTGTCGCCAGACACGAGTTCTTCCTCTCAGCGCTCCTCGAAGGCGATTCGTGGCCATCCGAGCTTCCCGACGATGACCGAGAACGAATCCAGGATCTGTTGAAACTTCGCGACAACCTTCGATGGGATAGAGAAGGATCGAAATCGGGGCTCATCAATCGAACGCTCCGACACTCGGCATTCGACGCTGTCGTTCTCGCCGATGAGGATGGGCTTCGACGGTACGGCAATCTCTGGCTACTCACAGAACTCGTAGATAGCTGGGAAGAAGAGGAACTCCTGTCGTATCGAGAGTTCGTCAATCGTCTCGTCCGCATCCGTGAACGAGCACAGTCGAACAGTGGCGAGCCCGACTACGAAGTCACCGAAATCGCCGACCCTGGCGACGAAACGACGGTTACGCTAACTACGGTCCACGCAGCCAAGGGACGTGAGTTCCCGGTCGTGTTTCTATGTGATCTATTCAAGAAATCTGCGTTCCCCATGAAGCAGCACGAGCGGCTGGTTGCTGACCGTCGACGTGGGTTTGTCTTGCGCCCGAAGGCGGGAGATGCTCCACTCCCGTCTAACGTTTCCTTCGACACCCCCGACAGTAAGGGCGACAGTCACTGGATACACGACGACCGTGACGCCGGCGACTATCTCGACCTCACCGGACCAATCTGGATTTCCGACGAGCGAGTCGAAGAGACGGGGGAGTTCTACTACAGTTCCCCGCTGAACGAGTTCCTCGGTCCGAGCGAGTCTGAGTTCTGGCGTATGTTCTACGTCGCGTTCACTCGAGCCGCTGACCACCTCTTCATCGGCCAAAGTTCGATAGGCGAGTGGCCCACGAAGAAAACCCGCTGGACGACGTGGATGACGACGCTCAACGAGTATTTGGAACCCGACGATGGATGGGGTTCGCATCGGGGAACGACGGTCAACGTCGGAGATGAGTCGGACACAGATTCGTTCCCAATCGGTATCGACGACGTGTCGACAAAAGACGACGCTGCCCTCCCGCAGATAGATATACCCGACTTCGAGCAGTTCCTTACGAACGAACCGATGAACGTTCCGGAGACGGTTCCGTATCGACCGCTCCGCATCTCACCGTCCCGGATTCACGACCTCGTCGAGTGTCCCCGTCGCTATCAGTATCAACACGTCCAGCAAGTCGCCCCGTACTACAAATCCATGATCGAATTTGACCGCGACGGAGAACGGTCGGCGGCGACGTCGAGTCCGGGAGGTGTCGCCCCCAACGAATGGGGAACTGCGGTCCACGACGCTCTCGAACACCGACTCGATGGAAAAGAAGCGCTGTCATCGTACGTATCTCAGCTGGAAGACCCACAGCGTGAGTACGTTCTCTGGGTCGTCGAAACACTTCGTCGTGAGGTCGATACGTATCGAACGGCACTCGAGGACTCCGTCGAAGCGTATCCCGAATTTTCAGCTTCGACTGTCCTCGATGTCGGGGGCCGGCGCGTCCACGTTACTGGTGATGTTGACTTACTCTACGAGTACGAGGGGGAATGGCACATGGTCGACTACAAGACCACTAAAGTCCCCAGTGCGGATTCGTACAAAGCAGGGAAGTACAACCGCCAACTGCGGACTTATGCGTGGCTCCTTGCGAGGGAGTACGACGTACGGGTCTCCTCTGCGTCGCTACTGTACATCGATGTCGATGACGAAGCCGGCGAAGTGACGACTGACTCGGTTAGTGTCCAACTCCCAACTGACGAAGATGCGTACGAGAAAGAACTCTGTGAGTCACTTCAAACGGTAACCGTCGAATCACCGAACGGCCTCAGCGCACGCCCGTCTCCGGTGCGATGTGATTCCTGCCCCTATGCTGCATCTCGCGGGGGCCCGTGTGAACACGGCGACTGAGAATCGACGACTGCTACTTTACGACTGACCCGAGACCCAGCTCCGACTTCAGATACGTCGCTACGTCCTCGTACTGATTCTCAACGATTTCACAAAGCTCTCGGTTCGTCAGAAGGCCACCACGAGTGATGTTTGCGGATCCGATATAGACGTATCCGTCTGTGACGATCGCTTTCGCGTGCAGGTCGTCGACTTCAGTGACCGTTGCGGACTGACCCATCCGTGAGAGAATGAACTCGTTGTGAGATTCTCCCTGTCTCACGTAGACATTTAGCTCGGTCTCGAATCGACGGAGTGCCTCCGAGAGGAGCATTCGTCTATTCTGGAGGTCTGTTCCGAGTGGGAGGCGAAGTTCGACATCGCTCAGCCACGGTGAACAGATCGCCACGCGGTCGGCGTGGACGAGTGAGTATCCAAGCAGATACCGGAGCCCGCTAGAGGGTAACGAAAACGCTCGTACCATCGTAATCACCTCCCGGGAGTGCCTCGATGTCGAAGATGCGCGTGACGACTTCGTCGCTAGGAACTCGTTCGATAATCTGCTCTCGAAGGAATTCGAGGAAGACGTAACTGAGTGCATCCGATTGGTCGTGAGGGGAAATACATTCGGAGAGATGGAGATTATCGACACAGCCGTCGATGTCCGGCGAGAAGAACAGTCGTTCCGCACGTTCGTACCCGTCGAAGTCCGGATCGAGTTCTGAGACTGCTGCACGCGGGAACTCGTCGTTTCCAGCGACGCGCTCGCGTGCAACCACGTGTTTTATCTGATATGCTGTGCGGCGGGACGTCGTCTCCTCTTTTGCGAGCTGGCCTGCCCGGTCGATCGAGGACCGTACTTCTTCGACGACGAGGTCAACGATGTGGTCGAATATGGGAACGACATCGGACTCTCGCACGAGTGTTTCGATTGTCTCTCGATCAGGTGATACGGGGGGTAATTTTGCGACGAACTCCGAGTCGGCCCACAGACGTTCGTTGAGCACCTGCGGGTTGTACGAGATCCGAGTGATCGACTCGAGAGCAGTTGCGGGGTCTTCACGGAGGTCGTCGAAGACCATGTCCGCGATTCCTTGTCCTCCCTGCGAGCGCTCGAACACGTACACCTCTTCGTTGTCAAGGTCGACACCGTAGAAGAGGCTGTTCGGACTGATTCCTGCAAGGTCGGCGACGAACTGCGTGTAGAAGTGAGCAGCCGTGTGTGCGGCTACGTAGGTCGGCGAAGTTTCGTCGAAATTCTTGTATTGACGTACTCGTTCCTGTATCTCGTCGTCTGTCGCAGCGTCAAGGAACGTACTGATATCGAATAAGAGACCACGTGTGTCGAGGGTGAATCCGAGTGTCTGCTGAGGTGCTTCTATTTCTCGCTTGATTCGGTCACCACCGGTGAAGATGTATTCATTCGAGCTTCGATTGTACGTTGCAGGCGTAATCTCGAGAGATGTACCTGTCAGTCGTACCTTCCCAGAGATGTCTGCGAGCGTCACTCCCCCTCTCGTCTGCTCCTCGCTTCGTTCGGTTAACGACGTTTCGACGTTTGGACTGGCGTGAATCTTGCCCAGCTTCGAATCATTGTGACGGAGGCAGCTACTGTCGTCGATAATCTGGAGGCACTGCGGACAGTAGCGAACGATGTTGAGCGCTTGAGTGCCACTCAGGTCCGTAATGTCGGTGAGAACAACAGATTCCGGTATCAGCAGATCAGGGCGTTCTTCACCGTCGATGTCGCTAAAGTCGAAGCGGACTGTACCGTCCTCGATGATGGTCTTTGGTACGAAGGCTTGGAGGTGACCTGCGTCCTGTTGATACTCACTACGAAGCGGTGTGTACGAGTGGACGAGTTTGTCGATCGGTTCTTCTGCCCCCCCGATCCGATTCTCGTCGCTGAAGACGGTGAAGTACTTACCCGCGTCGTCGAAGTAGTTGTCCGGAATGTACCACACCTCGTCGCTCAACGTTTTTCCGCTCGCGCGAAGGAACCGATCGTAGTAGTAGCCACCCCGAAGGAGGTGTTTGATGTAGTAGAGACTGAGGTAGTTCGGCTCGATTTTGTGATACTTGTGCACCTCCTCGAGTGCCTGCATCAGGTAGTAGACCTGTTTCTGTTGACGTTCGAGCTTCTCAATCTCGTCGTCATCAGTTAGCTCTCTCAGCTCCGTGACCTGCTCTTGGATATCCTGCGCTTGGAACTGGAACCCTCCGACGTCGACGCCCTGGCTCTGGGCGTGATTAGTCACGAGCATCACGTCGCCGGTGATATGGAAGAGGTTCGGGAGCAGAGCTTGGAACTGATCGGCAGGAGCGTCAGTTTTCCCTGCATCGTCGGTAGCTGCTGCTCTTAACGACTCCAGCTTCTCTTCGAGTTCCGACAGCTCACTCTCCTCCAGTATCTTACTCGGGTGAGACCGACACGTATCGATCATCTCTATGCGTTCCTGGACAAATCGAAGGATGTTCTCGCGAACTGCTTCGGTGAGGGAGACAACCACCTCGGTACCTCTGCTCCCGTCGGTACCGGCGATGCTCGTCCGTTGATTCAATCGCTCTCGTTCCCCCTCTAAGGTGGCGAGGAGGTTCATAACCGGTCGCTGTCCTGTGAGTGCGTCAAATGACTCATAGATGTCGAACTCGCGAGAGAAAATCTTTGAAGGGTCAGTGAGTAACGTATAGTAATCTTCCCACCCGAGCTCGTCTACGAGGAACGCTTTGTAGAACGCGTCTTTGTCCTGTTGCGTCGAAATGTACCCTTCGTCAAGTATACCGCTCATGACGGTATAGAACGTCTCGAACTGGTCGTGAATCCACTCTACAACCTCGTTATCTGTTTTGAGTGGGGTTCTAATCTCAGACCCGAGGAATCGGTCAGCGCGGTAGAACATGTTGGAGTCGGCTGTGAGGTCTGAGAGAAAGACGAAGATGTGAGAATCGGTCCCCTCTTTGCGTGCTGCGCGTCCGGCACGTTGGACGAACGAGGAGAGATTCCACGGCGTTCGGTACTGAGTCACAATCGTAATGTCCCCGACGTCGATACCCACTTCGAGGAAGTTCGTCGAGAGGAGAACATCGCTCTCGGTAACGGATGCATCGAACCCTACGTCAGAGTAGACAGAAGCAAAATCGAGGTTCTCGTTGAGGAAATCGTAGCCCATCTCCTCAGCCACACGTTCCCAATCGTCTGCTTCTCCCGATCCGACGTGGTACTCCCAGAGCTGTCTGTTCTGATCGGCGTCCTCCAGTTGGGTTCTCTTCTGATTTACCTGACTGATGCTGTCTATGAACGAGAGAATCTTTCCTTGAGGTGCGTCGTTCTGTTGCAGCAGACCATGACCGAGTAGCATGATCTGTTGGATGAACATCGACGACACTCCTGGACCGTCTGCCGTCGATTTCAGGAAGTAGTAGTGTTCCTCGTCGTTGTGGTCTGTGTCGAAATCAGACTCGGCGGGGGAGACCGACTCGATTCGGCTCGTCGGAACCGGGAAGATCTTCCCTGCGAAGCGTTTTGCATCGTCTACGGTGGCGCTCGAGCCAAGCCAGAGAAGGGCGTCTTCGGTGACTGACTCGATGTTTTTCACGATGTTCGCAGTGTGCGCACCTCTGAGCCCAGTGTAGAGGTGGATCTCGTCGAAGACGATCGTATCTGCGTAGTCTATGATGTCGTAGTTGGGCTTCAGCCCGAAGAGTTCTAGTGACTCTAACGTAGTCAGTAGAAGATTCGGGTGTCCGCCGTGACGCATGTCGGTCCGATTGAGAATCAGTTCACGGCTGGTGAAGGAGTGAGAGGGGTCGTTCTCACAGACGAGTTCGTATCCATCGTCCCCACCAGTGAAGATGAACGAGTGATTCTCATCGTCGTCTCCGCACCAACAGTTAGCCAAACGGAATTCGTTTCTTCCGTTCGACCGTTCGAAGAGCGCAGATTGGTTTTCGACATCCGATCGTTCGTACGGCGTGTCCCCGGTCCAGATCCCGGCAGAGAGTTGGTCGTCACTGGTCGTTTTGATCTGATGAAGGTGTTTGAGTATTCGACCGAGTTGGTCTTGGAGGAGGGCACGGCTCGGATAGACGAGGATTGCCATCTCCTGGCTACCGTCACGGAGTAGTTGGTATAACGGTCCGAGAAACGCCTCCGTCTTTCCAAAACCAGTCGGTGCAGAGAAAATCGCACCTTGCGAGCGATTATCTCTTTGCCGTGTCGCATCGAGATCACGAACCAACCGCCAGCTGTCTGCCTGGAAGTCGAGCGGATCGAATCCAAATATCTCGACGATTTCGTCGATGAACGGGTCCTCTCCCCTATGCTTGTTCTCTTCTACGTCTCGCCGCTTCTGTGGCTTCCGGGTGTACTTTAGCGCGTCTGTGACGTACCGAGGGTTTTCATCGTCCGGTCCGAAGATCTGCGTGTTCTCTAAGAGGCCCCGCAGGAGCGGTCGAATATTCTCGTCCATCCGTGAGGGATTTGAATTACGGTCGAAATACTTCATCAGGCTGCTTACTCCTTGCAAGTAGTGACTTCCTGTTCAATGCTTCGACAAGCAGCGTTTGTTCCGATCGAGAAAAGGTAGTACCGATGACTACACCACCAGCGAATTTATGTACTCTATCCCTCACTTCATGGTTTTGAAAGGGGTATGGCGAACGCCAATTATTAATTCTGCCAAATTTCGGGAGATTAAATGGGTATTGTGTACTCTCGCTGCACTGGTGGTTCTGAGGAGCTCATACTGACACGATTAGGTATGCTGGGGCGCATAGAGACGAAATTGTTTCTCAAGAGAGAAGAGAGCGAATCTGTTCTGACCCATAAATACGAGCGATTAGAAACAGAATGTAACCCTGAACCCTGTAGTTTAGTCAAATGTGACGAATTAACGGATTAGAATGGTATATGTGAGGACATAATCGCAGGCTGTTTTCTGAAAAGCGACATTACCACTGCGGAATAAATGTCCGAAATCAGAAGACGGGTTTTTGAGTATAATCTACAATCAATTTCTTATTTGGACAAGATTTAAATGGGAAGGACTCGTCGGTAGATGTAGCTAAGATAGGTGATACAGTGCCCGCGTGACGTTCACACCCTGCCAGGTCCGTCGTCACGGGGGCCAACAACCCGGCATTATGGCGAAGTATCCGCCTCACCGAGTACAAAGAGTGCTACGTGTGGGATTCGGATAACTCCTTCGCTGTTTTGGCGGCCTGAAAAACGGACCCTCGCGAACCCAGGAGGTGCGTTCATGACGGACGACTTCCTGGTGCGTGGGTCGATGTAAGCCCCTTTCGTCAGAGCTACTCGACTTGCTATTGGGTGACGTCCGATATACTGTGGGAGATGGCTGTTTGGTTTCTCCTGACAGTCGCAGTAGTACTTGACACTCTACGTGTTCGGCTGAGAAGGTCGTAGTGCCGACTCTGCCGGGCTCCGTAGATCTTACCACAGACAAAATTGGGGATGTCACGCCCGCGGCGCCGAACAAGGCCCGTTTGGTCCCAGAACCGTATGGGTGGCCTCACAAATCTGTCGGTTAAGAGCGATCAGATTAGCACCGTATAGAAATTATCCGATCTCTATTTCGGACTTCAAGAGAATTCTCGGAGAAACCATTATGACACATATTCACAATCCCGCACCCAGGCGTGCACAAGAAGAGGTACCGTAGATGAACGACCAAAACGGAGACTCCCGGCGACATACCGTCCATCCGAGTGTCATCGCTCAGTACTACAGTCTTCAGCAGTGTCCGATGTACCTCTACCAACGGTACGTCGATAACTCGTTCGGGGGAATCGGCGACGTACCGTTGAGCCCTTTGTATGCCCAAACGGGCATCGAATTCGAGGAGACGCAGTTCGCAAAACTTCTCGAAGCAAACGTATGCGGCATCGGTCCAAGAGACTCTGACCTCACACTCGAAGAAACGTGGTCTGGTGATGTCGAAGCCGACGTCAGGCGATTGGTGCACATCGTACGCGAAGTCGTCGATGGTGACCGAGACCGTCCTGTACTGGCGTACCAGACACCACTCGAATCAGAAGTAGAAGCCTGGCCGGTCCGCGGCGATGTTGACGGTGTACTCGTCGTTCCCCAGAAAGTCGGTGACGAGTGGGGTGCTCACATCCGCGTCCTCGAAGTGAAGTCTTCGCAGACCGCGAAGACGAATCACCAGATTCAGGCTGCAATCTACAGCCTCCAACTGAAGTCGCTGCTGTCCGAGATGCCGGTTAAAATCTCAGCCAGCATCGTCACTCGGGATAATGTCGTAGACACGATGGTCAAGTCGCGGATCGACCTCCACGAGCTCGACACCTTCGAGCTATCGACTAGAGAGAACGACGTGAGACTCTTGCTCGAAGAGGGAGGGACGCTCGATACAGCACTGCTCGGCGAGGACGGTGACCCGCTCGCAGACCACGACGATCCTGACCAACCGAACTATCGTATCGACGCCCGATGTGACGGCTGTTCAAACCAAGCTCGATGTGTCGCGTACGCGGCGTTCAACCACGATCTCGCCCTCCTCGGCTTCTCAGAGGGCGTCCAGGAGAGTCTTCGGAAGCACGGTATCGAGAAGATCGACGACTTAGTCGACCTCTTCGAGTACCCAACCGGAGAGTGGGACCGCCAACCCACCTCTCGAACGCACCCAAAACCAAAAGACCCTGAACGCGTCGCACAGATACAAACATCGACAGATATCTCCAATCTCGTCCACCGGGCACAGATCGCTCATCGATTCCTGCGACAGATTGACCCGGAGTATGAGAAACAGTGGCAAAAGAAGGCCGAGGGAGTCGGGCCGTGGAGCGAGTATCTCGTTGGAAGCGGACGGAACCTTCCCGATGACGACCCGAACGACGACTCGTGGCAGCGACCGTGGAACGACTATCCGCGGAAGTCGCTCGTTCGCGTCTACCCCTACGTTCAGCACGACCACATTCGCGACCGTCTAGTCCTGTTAGCAGCGAAGGTTGCTTGCTCGAGAGACGACAGTGAGGGGGAGTTCGTCGTCGTTACTACGGAGGGCCTTTCAGAGGACCTCGAGGCGAAAAACGACGCCGAACGAGCGCTGCTAGCGGAGTTCTACAGTAAACTCACCGATGCAATCGAGAGCGTTCGTCCCGACCTTACCGCGGAGGGAAAACGACCCGAAGAGGGGTATTTGCACCTCTATCCGTACAGTGGGACTCAGCGTCGGTATCTCGTCGATGCAGCGAAACGTCACCCAGACACCGAAGCGAGTCAGACACTCCGGACGCTGCTCGGATACCGCGAAGACATCGATCAAGAGATGGTCTCTGTCCTTCAAGAGGACTTCCGGAGCCGTCACGTGTTCCGGTATCCGGGTCTCGGCGTCGTTCAGACCGTTGCTCAGTTCTACTCGCGCGAGTACTCGTTCGAGTGGGAAGACAAGCGAGACGAGTACGAGACGCCGCTGAAGGACGTCTTCGCCCTCGGTTTCTTCGAAACGGGAGTTCCGTACACCGAAGTAGGCGAACACATCGTACCCGACGCGAAAAACGGTCTTCAAGTTCCTAACGACAATCTCACCAAATTCTACCCGCTGGTCGGGCGACACGTGGACGTCGTTCCGCTCGAGTATCTGTATGCGTGTGAGGAGTTCGACGTTCTCGACACCGATTGGGCGGACAACGAGGAGACACGGGCTGACATCATGCGCTACCGTCACCACGGCGGGAAAGATTCGGCACGAGTCTCTCTCAGCGACATCAAGGACCTCGCACGCGCCATATGCGCTGCGTACGAGTATATTGAACGCTGTACGCGTGGGAAGAACGCGAAAACCGAGAAACAACCGCTAAACCTGGCGAACATGGGCGAGAACTCGTTGGGGGGCTCGGAACTACAGCAGACGCTCATCGAGTACCAAAAACTCGAATTCGGGTCTAAACGGCGAGCGCTGGAGAGCCGTTATCGCGAACCCCTCGGACAGCGGACAGCCAACGGTGACGCCATCCCCTTTGAAGTCGTTGACGCACCAGAAAGCTCTGACGCAGAGGATAAAACACTGACTGGACGGATACTCCGTCAACTCGGTAACGGTGTTCCCGGACTATCGAGCCAGACGTCGTTGTCGCTCGAATCGGGTACGTACGTCGTACTCACCCCGCTGGAGGCTACTGCCGAAGGAACGCTCACTGAGACTGAGAAGTCCCCGACTCGGTACGCGAACAAGGTGTTGGGTGTAATCTCCTGGGTCGATACCTCAAAGGGAACGGTTGGCATCTCCTTGAACTGGCCACGAAACCGAAGTAAGGAGCCACACCTCCCCAATCACGTGGGGTGGACACGCGACGCCGACGACGAGTGGAACCGACAACTCATCGAAGAGGGAATGACCTTCGTCGCCGACGAGGCGCTCGACAACTTCCCCGCTAATCGTGCTCGGAGCGCACTCCAGCACGCCGGGACGAACGACATCCACAACCGCCTCCTCGGAGTGTACGAAGCGACCGATCCCACGGCGCTGCGATACGACGAGCCGTTTTGTGATTCGGAGGCCATTGAATCCTTCCTCGAAGCGTTCGACGATGCGATGCCCGAGAGGACGAACGCACAGCAGAAGTCGTTCGTTCGTCGACTCCACCACTCGGTGAGTGGTCTACAGGGGCCACCAGGAACGGGGAAGACAAGTTACGCATCGGCGCCCGCCATCTTGTCACGTGCTTACGCTAACCACGACGGCGACAAATCGTTCATCGGTGTCGGCGCGGCACATTCGAACACCGCCGTCGACGAAATCGCCTCTGCGGTCGGAGAAGCCCAAGAGGCGCTCGAAGCGGCGGGAAAGAGCAAGCCGGTGACGCTCGTGCGCGTTCGGTCTGGTTCTCCGACTGGGGTGCTCCCAAAAAACGTTGTCGAGCTGAGCGCCTACGAGGACCGCGACGAACTCGTCGGCCTCTTCGAGTTAGCGCTCGATGGGGGCGACCCACTCGTGGTGTTCTCGACACCCGTCTCACTCCGAAACACGGTGGCGTCGATTCGCGACCTCTTGGATTCGGACGCGGGCGATGTCGAAGAACTCATGTCCGCCGGCACGGCGCGAGTCTTCGACTACGCGCTCATCGACGAGGCGAGCATGATGGACCTCCCACTGGTTTTCCTCCTCGGTGCGTTCCTCCGAGAGCACCGGCAGATACAGCTCGTCGGGGACCATCGGCAGATGCAGCCGATTCAGTCGCACGACTGGGAGTCAGAGGACCGGCAGACCATCGAAGAGCACACGCCGGCTGTGTCTGCACTCGACTTCGTTCGCTTCCTTCGCGGAGAGACCCAAGACGAACTCGAGTACCTCAAGCGCGAACCCCCGTCGTGGGACGATCCCGACAACGTTCTGCCGATGGACCGTCTCGTCACCACCTATCGGCTACCACCGGCGATGGCGCGTCTCGAAACGGAGCTGTTCTACCACCGTGATGGAATCGAACTCGAGTCCGCTGCCTCCGGGAAGCGTCTCCCCGACATCCGGACCTCTGAAACCCCGGAGTGGCTTCGGGCTGCCCTCGACCCGTCGACTCGAGTGACGCTACTGCTTCACGACGACCAGCAGTTCACCAAGGACAGCCCGGTAGAAGCGTATCTTGCTGAGTGTCTGCTCCGCGACCTCCCGACGGTCGCCAGTGGCCCAGGCCCTGATGAAGTGTCGGCGGGGATCGTCGTCCCGTTCCGTCTGATGCGCCGACGGCTCCAGGAAGACCATATCGGTGTTCCCGTCGACACCGTCGAACGGTATCAGGGGAACGAGAAGGACGTGATGGTTCTCGCCATGACCGCTGGTAACCAGGGGTACGTCAATAGCCGTGCCGAGTTTCTCCTCGACGCGAACCGGTTCAACGTCGGGGCGAGTCGGATGAAACGGAAGCTGTTCATCATCGCCTCGAAGGCGCTTTTCAAGGCGGTTAGCCCAGACGTGAAGCGATACGAGGACCAGAAAGCCTGGAAGCAGTTGTATCGCGCCCTCGCTGTGAGTGAGACGGCCAATCCGCCGTCGGTAACGCTGACGTCGGCTGAGGTCCCTGAACTCGTAGACGGACGAGAGGTCACAGTGGAGGTATACACCGGATTCAGAGACTGACGCCGTCGCCGAATCGCTCGTGAAGTAGATTTAATAGCTCACTCAAAAGGTAGCAACAACAACAATAGAATGCAATCTCCACAAGACACTCTCGACGCGGCAGTCGGTAGGGCCGCCGAAATCACGTGGTGGAATCGCCGTATGACGAAACTCACAGGCATTGACGGAATCTCGAACGCACAGTCGTTCGTCTCCGAAGAGCTCATC from Haloprofundus halobius includes:
- a CDS encoding UvrD-helicase domain-containing protein, which codes for MSLQFGADDDTPVADQEAVIRAFHDGTGRVVVDAAAGTGKTTTMLTTVAEVVVREVENGNNPFRKLVLTTFTKDAAGELKSRLKAILRNHVDAGGELPGDVFRWIETDSQIRTIDSLFHELLSEVSVEAGLPSNFEIEDGEELAVIRDELFSELRGDYYDVFQRLETAYPDESWRSYPPSSVREMIEEAQQKCREFCITPAVARQQMLINLDSGHGGYTPPESFDEVRQLLQEVVSQGASLSVDVTSDEDREAVEQEFLEHVKGTYEHSRQLVEDFTTILTEYEQRYDDRTREAGLLTYMDVTHVLREFVEEHETHPFVQSLRSRFKYVFVDEFQDTSTAQARVLRELVSKSNPRTNLLVIGDVKQSIYQWRSADPNLFSDIIERVRGTDGGARIPYFEVDDVVYRPLTSNFRSHPDLVRAANYVFDGVFDDSGRGAISDVNIDYVTVDAASGRRFWTADDSHLHVLDLDLEESGYPKRDQWTALEAERVAATIDAIVDDETETPVEIFETADEVRGTVSTRNPVPGDITLLFRTTTYMHQYAAALRERGIDAAPKINDDLFDRPEISVLVDILYWFSNPHEEGSLLRILRSPLVACSDATLRAVARHEFFLSALLEGDSWPSELPDDDRERIQDLLKLRDNLRWDREGSKSGLINRTLRHSAFDAVVLADEDGLRRYGNLWLLTELVDSWEEEELLSYREFVNRLVRIRERAQSNSGEPDYEVTEIADPGDETTVTLTTVHAAKGREFPVVFLCDLFKKSAFPMKQHERLVADRRRGFVLRPKAGDAPLPSNVSFDTPDSKGDSHWIHDDRDAGDYLDLTGPIWISDERVEETGEFYYSSPLNEFLGPSESEFWRMFYVAFTRAADHLFIGQSSIGEWPTKKTRWTTWMTTLNEYLEPDDGWGSHRGTTVNVGDESDTDSFPIGIDDVSTKDDAALPQIDIPDFEQFLTNEPMNVPETVPYRPLRISPSRIHDLVECPRRYQYQHVQQVAPYYKSMIEFDRDGERSAATSSPGGVAPNEWGTAVHDALEHRLDGKEALSSYVSQLEDPQREYVLWVVETLRREVDTYRTALEDSVEAYPEFSASTVLDVGGRRVHVTGDVDLLYEYEGEWHMVDYKTTKVPSADSYKAGKYNRQLRTYAWLLAREYDVRVSSASLLYIDVDDEAGEVTTDSVSVQLPTDEDAYEKELCESLQTVTVESPNGLSARPSPVRCDSCPYAASRGGPCEHGD
- a CDS encoding phospholipase D-like domain-containing protein — protein: MVRAFSLPSSGLRYLLGYSLVHADRVAICSPWLSDVELRLPLGTDLQNRRMLLSEALRRFETELNVYVRQGESHNEFILSRMGQSATVTEVDDLHAKAIVTDGYVYIGSANITRGGLLTNRELCEIVENQYEDVATYLKSELGLGSVVK
- a CDS encoding DEAD/DEAH box helicase — translated: MKYFDRNSNPSRMDENIRPLLRGLLENTQIFGPDDENPRYVTDALKYTRKPQKRRDVEENKHRGEDPFIDEIVEIFGFDPLDFQADSWRLVRDLDATRQRDNRSQGAIFSAPTGFGKTEAFLGPLYQLLRDGSQEMAILVYPSRALLQDQLGRILKHLHQIKTTSDDQLSAGIWTGDTPYERSDVENQSALFERSNGRNEFRLANCWCGDDDENHSFIFTGGDDGYELVCENDPSHSFTSRELILNRTDMRHGGHPNLLLTTLESLELFGLKPNYDIIDYADTIVFDEIHLYTGLRGAHTANIVKNIESVTEDALLWLGSSATVDDAKRFAGKIFPVPTSRIESVSPAESDFDTDHNDEEHYYFLKSTADGPGVSSMFIQQIMLLGHGLLQQNDAPQGKILSFIDSISQVNQKRTQLEDADQNRQLWEYHVGSGEADDWERVAEEMGYDFLNENLDFASVYSDVGFDASVTESDVLLSTNFLEVGIDVGDITIVTQYRTPWNLSSFVQRAGRAARKEGTDSHIFVFLSDLTADSNMFYRADRFLGSEIRTPLKTDNEVVEWIHDQFETFYTVMSGILDEGYISTQQDKDAFYKAFLVDELGWEDYYTLLTDPSKIFSREFDIYESFDALTGQRPVMNLLATLEGERERLNQRTSIAGTDGSRGTEVVVSLTEAVRENILRFVQERIEMIDTCRSHPSKILEESELSELEEKLESLRAAATDDAGKTDAPADQFQALLPNLFHITGDVMLVTNHAQSQGVDVGGFQFQAQDIQEQVTELRELTDDDEIEKLERQQKQVYYLMQALEEVHKYHKIEPNYLSLYYIKHLLRGGYYYDRFLRASGKTLSDEVWYIPDNYFDDAGKYFTVFSDENRIGGAEEPIDKLVHSYTPLRSEYQQDAGHLQAFVPKTIIEDGTVRFDFSDIDGEERPDLLIPESVVLTDITDLSGTQALNIVRYCPQCLQIIDDSSCLRHNDSKLGKIHASPNVETSLTERSEEQTRGGVTLADISGKVRLTGTSLEITPATYNRSSNEYIFTGGDRIKREIEAPQQTLGFTLDTRGLLFDISTFLDAATDDEIQERVRQYKNFDETSPTYVAAHTAAHFYTQFVADLAGISPNSLFYGVDLDNEEVYVFERSQGGQGIADMVFDDLREDPATALESITRISYNPQVLNERLWADSEFVAKLPPVSPDRETIETLVRESDVVPIFDHIVDLVVEEVRSSIDRAGQLAKEETTSRRTAYQIKHVVARERVAGNDEFPRAAVSELDPDFDGYERAERLFFSPDIDGCVDNLHLSECISPHDQSDALSYVFLEFLREQIIERVPSDEVVTRIFDIEALPGGDYDGTSVFVTL